A single region of the Apodemus sylvaticus chromosome 7, mApoSyl1.1, whole genome shotgun sequence genome encodes:
- the LOC127688666 gene encoding pyruvate dehydrogenase E1 component subunit alpha, somatic form, mitochondrial-like: MRKMLAAVSRVLAGAAQKPVSRVLGASRNFANDATFEIKKCDLHRLEEGPPVTAVLTREDGLKYYRMMQTVRRMELKADQLYKQKIIRGFCHLCDGQEACCVGLEAGINPTDHLITAYRAHGFTFTRGLPVRAILAELTGRRGGCAKGKGGSMHMYAKNFYGGNGIVGAQVPLGAGIALACKYNGKDEVCLTLYGDGAANQGQIFEAYNMAALWKLPCIFVCENNRYGMGTSVERAAASTDYYKRGDFIPGLRVDGMDILCVREATKFAAAYCRSGKGPILMELQTYRYHGHSMSDPGVSYRTREEIQEVRSKSDPIMLLKDRMVNSNLASVEELKEIDVEVRKEIEDAAQFATADPEPPLEELGYHIYSSEPPFEVRGANQWIKFKSVS, encoded by the coding sequence ATGAGGAAGATGCTCGCCGCTGTGTCCCGCGTGTTGGCCGGCGCTGCGCAGAAGCCGGTAAGCAGAGTGCTGGGGGCTTCCCGGAATTTTGCAAATGATGCTACCTTTGAGATTAAGAAGTGTGACCTTCATCGGCTAGAAGAGGGCCCTCCAGTCACCGCAGTGCTCACCAGGGAGGATGGGCTCAAGTACTACAGGATGATGCAGACTGTGCGCCGGATGGAGCTAAAGGCGGATCAGCTGTACAAGCAGAAAATTATTCGTGGTTTCTGTCACTTGTGCGATGGTCAGGAAGCTTGCTGTGTGGGCCTGGAGGCTGGCATAAACCCCACAGACCATCTCATCACTGCCTATCGAGCGCATGGCTTCACCTTTACTCGGGGCCTGCCTGTCCGAGCAATTCTTGCGGAGCTAACGGGACGAAGAGGAGGCTGTGCTAAAGGGAAAGGCGGATCGATGCACATGTACGCCAAGAACTTCTATGGGGGCAACGGCATCGTTGGAGCTCAGGTGCCCCTGGGAGCAGGAATTGCCCTGGCCTGCAAGTACAATGGAAAAGATGAGGTCTGTTTGACATTATATGGCGATGGTGCTGCTAATCAGGGTCAGATATTTGAAGCTTACAATATGGCAGCATTGTGGAAATTACCCTGTATTTTCGTCTGTGAGAATAACCGCTATGGCATGGGGACATCGGTTGAGAGAGCAGCCGCCAGCACGGACTACTACAAAAGAGGAGACTTTATTCCTGGACTGAGGGTAGATGGAATGGATATCTTGTGTGTCCGAGAGGCGACGAAGTTTGCAGCTGCCTATTGCCGGTCTGGTAAGGGGCCCATCCTGATGGAGCTACAGACTTACCGCTACCACGGCCATAGCATGAGCGACCCTGGCGTCAGTTACCGCACTCGAGAAGAAATCCAGGAAGTAAGAAGTAAGAGCGACCCTATTATGCTTCTCAAGGATAGAATGGTGAACAGCAACCTTGCGAGCGTTGAAGAGCTAAAGGAGATCGATGTAGAAGTGAGGAAAGAGATCGAGGATGCTGCCCAGTTTGCCACGGCTGATCCAGAGCCGCCGCTGGAGGAACTAGGCTATCACATCTAC